In Helianthus annuus cultivar XRQ/B chromosome 8, HanXRQr2.0-SUNRISE, whole genome shotgun sequence, a single genomic region encodes these proteins:
- the LOC110872003 gene encoding ATP synthase subunit beta, mitochondrial codes for MASRRLATSLLRRSLHRSPSRSPFSTSTRSTRALSHSPAPFLNRTVNFSTSATAAASKPSPPTAGDGSVGKITDEFTGAGSIGQVCQVIGAVVDVRFSEGLPPILTALEVLDNSIRLVLEVAQHLGENMVRTIAMDGTEGLVRGQRVLNTGSPITVPVGRATLGRIINVIGEPIDHRGEIKTDHYLPIHREAPAFVEQATEQQILVTGIKVVDLLAPYQRGGKIGLFGGAGVGKTVLIMELINNVAKAHGGFSVFAGVGERTREGNDLYREMMESGVIKLGDKQSESKCALVYGQMNEPPGARARVGLTGLTVAEHFRDAEGQDVLLFIDNIFRFTQANSEVSALLGRIPSAVGYQPTLATDLGGLQERITTTKKGSITSVQAIYVPADDLTDPAPATTFAHLDATTVLSRQISELGIYPAVDPLDSTSRMLSPHILGEDHYNTARGVQKVLQNYKNLQDIIAILGMDELSEDDKLTVARARKIQRFLSQPFHVAEVFTGAPGKYVELKESIGSFQGVLDGKYDDLPEQSFYMVGGIDEVIAKAEKIAKENA; via the exons ATGGCTTCCCGGAGGCTAGCAACCTCCCTCCTCCGCCGCTCCCTCCACCGATCCCCATCCAGATCTCCCTTCTCCACCTCCACCAGATCCACACGCGCCCTATCTCACTCCCCCGCCCCATTTCTCAACCGTACAGTCAACTTCTCCACTTCCGCCACCGCCGCCGCATCCAAACCGTCTCCGCCCACCGCCGGCGACGGATCTGTTGGAAAGATCACTGACGAGTTCACCGGCGCCGGTTCGATTGGACAGGTGTGTCAGGTTATTGGTGCGGTTGTTGATGTTAGGTTTAGTGAGGGTTTGCCGCCGATCCTTACGGCGCTTGAGGTTTTGGATAACTCAATTAGGTTAGTTTTGGAAGTGGCGCAACATTTAGGGGAGAATATGGTTAGGACTATTGCTATGGATGGTACTGAAGGTCTTGTTCGTGGTCAACGCGTTCTCAACACTGGTTCTCCGATCACT GTACCTGTTGGTAGGGCAACTCTTGGCCGTATCATTAATGTTATTGGAGAGCCTATTGATCATAGAGGCGAAATTA aAACCGACCACTACTTGCCAATCCATAGAGAAGCCCCGGCTTTCGTTGAGCAAGCAACAGAACAACAAATTCTTGTTACCGGAATCAAG GTTGTTGATCTTTTAGCTCCATATCAAAGgggaggaaagatcggtttgttTGGTGGTGCCGGTGTAGGAAAAACCGTGCTTATTATGGAACTTATCAACAACGTTGCTAAAGCTCATG GTGGGTTCTCTGTCTTTGCTGGTGTTGGAGAACGTACCCGAGAGGGTAATGATCTGTACagggaaatgatggagagtggtgtCATTAAGCTAGGTGATAAGCAG AGCGAGAGCAAGTGTGCTCTTGTGTACGGTCAAATGAACGAACCCCCAGGTGCCCGTGCTCGTGTCGGTCTTACCGGTTTGACTGTTGCTGAACACTTCAGAGACGCTGAAGGACAAGATGTGCTTCTTTTCATCGACAACATTTTCCGTTTCACTCAG GCTAACTCTGAGGTGTCTGCTTTACTTGGTCGTATTCCATCTGCTGTCGGTTACCAACCAACTTTAGCTACGGATCTTGGAGGTCTTCAAGAGCGTATCACCACAACTAAAAAGGGTTCTATTACATCCGTTCAAGCTATCTACGTGCCTGCTGACGATTTAACGGATCCCGCTCCCGCTACAACTTTTGCTCACTTGGATGCCACAACTGTGCTTTCCCGACAG ATTTCTGAACTTGGTATCTACCCTGCTGTGGACCCACTTGATTCTACATCCCGTATGCTTTCACCACACATTTTGGGAGAGGACCATTACAATACGGCTCGTGGTGTACAAAAGGTTCTTCAAAATTACAAGAATCTCCAAGATATTATCGCTATTCTTGGTATGGATGAGCTCAGTGAAGACGACAAGTTGACTGTTGCACGTGCCCGTAAAATTCAAAGGTTTTTGAGTCAGCCGTTCCATGTTGCTGAAGTTTTCACCGGTGCCCCTGGTAAATATGTGGAACTCAAAGAGAGCATCGGCAGTTTCCAG GGAGTGTTGGACGGGAAGTACGATGACTTACCGGAGCAATCGTTTTACATGGTTGGAGGAATTGATGAGGTTATTGCAAAGGCTGAGAAGATCGCCAAGGAAAATGCTTAG